A single genomic interval of Dyella sp. GSA-30 harbors:
- a CDS encoding TonB-dependent receptor has product MNYRKSALSMGIAAALLFSTAAMAQDAGTNSQPQSKSNTNGSQPAANNQPQAADQNKATQLEGVTVTGIRASLQKSLDLKRNSDSIIDAISAEDVGKFPDTNVAESLSHLPGISVDRNFGEGDKVSILGTDPALNRLLLNGQTLASTNWTSDPNNPDSRSFDYSLLTSEIIGTAEVYKTPQARIDEGSIGGTVIINTRRPLDLKANTLTGTVSYNYNDRASTGKPNASVLYSWKNDDNTFGVLGSVMHSDRIIHREGTEIFGYQRAGDPTDTDPNHQFSPTVVPPGTTAVYPTAINTALFEQERKRDGVSTGIQWKPNQNFELNFTGLYVTEKFNNFNQSHYGDWSGSAPDATSLNVNNGLATSGSYGAGAPTYLDGYERYSKVNTGTAQLRADWHGDGWNASSQIGYTGSTGGSQGIYNVQFQGFGGYDWNLAGQHPQINFNSPNDPSQMLAHGAGFSYAPSFDRERYFQADFNHDLALGPLNEIEFGIKSSNHYNGQTGYAALIPSPDGSGVSLADLAGGMTPSGYLDGLNATQSMSNWTQINQGALKNYVQSLYTSAPMDPKATYSIAEQNRAFYVQGDFGGDNYRGNLGVRYFHTRDAVTGYQSIGDNQYAPLDKHSSYNDWLPSFNIAYDLRDDLTLRFAAAKTIARPRFQEMTPYIALDDRTLTGSGGNTDLKPYKSTNYDATAEWYFTDNSLLSAEFFFRRISGYILNTNVEQTHFNLTELQDSVYSMEIPVNAGVAKVKGLSLTYQGNFGYGFGMLANYTYSDADTSNSFPLPYNSKNSFNLTPYFEQGPWSARVTYSWRSSYFTQIAQLQSAQITGIFRELDASIGYQINDHMRISLDGTNLLDETYFVYNNTPSEPLNAYKNGRTYTLNLGLKL; this is encoded by the coding sequence GTGAATTACCGTAAGAGCGCTCTTTCGATGGGTATTGCCGCCGCGTTGCTTTTCAGCACCGCCGCGATGGCCCAGGATGCCGGCACTAACAGCCAGCCCCAGAGCAAGAGCAACACCAACGGCAGCCAGCCGGCCGCCAACAATCAGCCGCAGGCTGCCGACCAGAACAAGGCCACCCAGCTCGAAGGCGTGACCGTCACCGGTATCCGCGCCAGCCTGCAGAAGTCGCTGGACCTCAAGCGCAACTCCGATTCGATCATCGATGCGATCTCGGCCGAAGACGTGGGCAAGTTCCCCGACACCAACGTCGCCGAATCGTTGTCGCACCTGCCCGGCATCAGCGTGGACCGCAACTTCGGCGAAGGCGACAAGGTCAGCATCCTGGGCACCGACCCGGCGCTGAACCGCCTGCTGCTCAATGGTCAGACGCTGGCCTCGACCAACTGGACCTCCGATCCGAACAACCCGGACAGCCGCTCGTTCGACTACAGCCTGCTCACCTCGGAAATCATCGGCACCGCCGAGGTCTACAAGACCCCGCAGGCGCGCATCGACGAAGGCAGCATCGGCGGCACGGTCATTATCAACACGCGCCGTCCGCTGGATCTCAAGGCCAATACCCTGACCGGCACGGTGAGCTACAACTACAACGATCGCGCCAGCACCGGCAAGCCAAACGCTTCGGTGCTCTACAGCTGGAAGAACGACGACAACACGTTCGGCGTGCTCGGCTCGGTGATGCATTCGGACCGCATCATCCATCGCGAAGGCACGGAAATTTTCGGCTATCAGCGCGCGGGCGATCCGACCGATACCGATCCGAATCATCAGTTCTCGCCGACCGTGGTTCCTCCGGGCACCACCGCCGTGTATCCGACCGCGATCAACACAGCGCTGTTCGAGCAGGAACGCAAGCGCGACGGCGTGTCGACCGGTATCCAGTGGAAGCCGAACCAGAACTTCGAGCTGAACTTCACCGGCCTGTACGTCACCGAGAAGTTCAACAACTTCAACCAGAGCCACTACGGCGACTGGTCCGGCAGCGCACCCGATGCCACCTCGCTCAACGTCAACAACGGCCTGGCCACCAGCGGTTCGTACGGTGCCGGCGCGCCGACCTACCTCGATGGCTACGAGCGCTACTCCAAGGTGAACACCGGCACCGCGCAGTTGCGCGCGGACTGGCACGGTGACGGCTGGAACGCATCGAGCCAGATCGGCTACACCGGTTCGACCGGCGGTTCGCAAGGCATCTACAACGTGCAGTTCCAGGGCTTCGGCGGTTACGACTGGAACCTCGCCGGCCAGCATCCGCAGATCAACTTCAACAGCCCGAACGATCCGAGCCAGATGCTCGCGCACGGCGCCGGCTTCAGCTATGCGCCCAGCTTCGATCGCGAGCGCTACTTCCAGGCCGATTTCAATCACGACCTGGCGCTGGGGCCGCTCAACGAAATCGAGTTCGGCATCAAGTCGAGCAACCACTACAACGGCCAGACCGGCTATGCGGCATTGATCCCCTCGCCCGATGGCAGCGGCGTATCGCTGGCCGACCTGGCCGGCGGCATGACGCCCAGCGGCTATCTGGATGGGCTCAATGCCACCCAGAGCATGAGCAACTGGACGCAGATTAATCAGGGTGCCCTGAAGAACTACGTGCAGAGCCTGTACACCAGCGCACCGATGGATCCGAAAGCCACCTACAGCATCGCCGAGCAGAACCGCGCGTTCTATGTGCAGGGCGATTTCGGTGGGGACAACTACCGCGGCAACCTGGGCGTGCGTTACTTCCATACCCGCGATGCAGTCACCGGTTACCAGAGCATCGGCGACAACCAGTACGCGCCGCTGGACAAGCACAGCAGCTATAACGACTGGCTGCCGTCGTTCAACATCGCCTACGACCTGCGCGACGACCTGACCCTGCGCTTTGCGGCAGCCAAGACGATCGCCCGCCCGCGCTTCCAGGAAATGACGCCGTACATTGCGCTGGACGATCGCACGCTGACCGGCTCGGGTGGCAACACCGACCTCAAGCCGTACAAGTCGACCAACTACGACGCGACCGCCGAGTGGTACTTCACCGATAACAGCCTGCTGTCGGCGGAGTTCTTCTTCCGCCGCATTTCCGGCTACATCCTCAACACCAACGTCGAGCAGACGCATTTCAATCTGACCGAGTTGCAGGATTCGGTGTACTCGATGGAGATTCCGGTCAACGCCGGCGTCGCCAAGGTCAAGGGCCTGTCACTGACCTACCAGGGCAACTTCGGTTACGGCTTCGGCATGCTGGCCAACTACACCTACTCCGATGCGGACACCAGCAACAGCTTCCCGCTGCCGTACAACTCGAAGAACTCGTTCAATCTGACGCCGTACTTCGAGCAGGGCCCGTGGAGCGCGCGCGTGACCTATAGCTGGCGCTCGTCGTACTTCACCCAGATCGCGCAGCTGCAGTCGGCGCAGATCACCGGCATCTTCCGCGAGCTAGACGCATCGATCGGTTACCAGATCAACGACCATATGCGCATCTCGCTCGATGGCACCAACCTGCTGGACGAAACCTATTTCGTCTACAACAACACGCCGAGCGAACCGCTGAATGCGTACAAGAACGGCCGTACGTATACGTTGAACCTGGGTCTGAAGCTGTAA
- a CDS encoding DUF4328 domain-containing protein, with protein sequence MQTENPYSAPESALQGSELLNRTTSGKYFFRPAQGLALGTYITVGAHIAALLMNAAVLIYEHHLLGLVRDGATAGVDARSSLASGDKLLVVTNGLILLCLLVSYVGGGMWIYRVACNVRALGADDLDDSPGWAVGWYAVPFANLVRPFRAMRQIFLASEKPHDWDDNSKPALIVVWWTLFLLYSFGGYITGRLTQGTNIEDVMSLQFWLVTYRAICVLASAAFIKVVWEITRLQAKSHANPGSERVNLADNPVFANV encoded by the coding sequence ATGCAGACGGAAAATCCGTACAGCGCGCCCGAGAGTGCGCTGCAAGGCAGCGAGTTGCTCAACAGGACCACGAGCGGCAAATACTTTTTTCGACCGGCTCAAGGGCTGGCGCTGGGCACCTATATCACCGTGGGCGCGCATATCGCCGCGCTGCTCATGAACGCCGCGGTGTTGATCTATGAGCACCACTTGCTCGGTCTGGTACGGGATGGTGCCACTGCCGGTGTGGACGCGCGTTCTTCGCTGGCATCCGGCGACAAGTTGCTAGTGGTCACCAACGGCTTGATCCTGCTTTGCCTGCTGGTCAGCTACGTCGGCGGCGGCATGTGGATCTATCGCGTTGCATGCAACGTACGCGCGCTGGGCGCAGACGATCTGGACGACAGTCCTGGCTGGGCGGTGGGCTGGTACGCGGTACCCTTTGCCAACCTGGTCCGGCCCTTCAGGGCCATGCGGCAGATTTTTCTGGCCAGCGAGAAACCCCATGATTGGGACGACAACAGCAAGCCCGCCTTGATTGTTGTCTGGTGGACGTTGTTTCTGCTCTACAGCTTCGGCGGCTACATCACCGGTCGGCTGACCCAGGGGACCAACATCGAAGACGTCATGAGTCTGCAGTTCTGGCTGGTCACCTATCGCGCCATATGCGTTCTTGCTAGCGCGGCGTTCATCAAGGTCGTCTGGGAAATCACCCGTTTGCAGGCAAAGAGCCATGCGAACCCGGGCAGCGAACGCGTCAACCTCGCCGACAACCCGGTGTTCGCGAACGTCTAG